In Octopus sinensis unplaced genomic scaffold, ASM634580v1 Contig05199, whole genome shotgun sequence, a single window of DNA contains:
- the LOC115227612 gene encoding uncharacterized protein LOC115227612, which translates to MLNSDYLRRHDEVVKCVHLHICQMYGIKKNRKLKTHSVQSILSTQNVEIRVETSIITENKVNFNKPDIFVYDKIKKEITLIEVGITSQDRLKQVEVEKLHKYDFLANELSLLTNAKLKLFPCF; encoded by the coding sequence ATGCTCAATAGCGATTACCTCCGAAGACATGACGAGGTGGTTAAATGTGTCCATCTTCATATTTGTCAAATGTATGGAATAAAAAAGAACAGGAAATTAAAGACTCATTCAGTTCAGTCGATATTGTCAACTCAAAATGTAGAAATTAGAGTTGAAACGTCaattataacagaaaataaagtcAACTTCAATAAACCGGATATCTTTGTTTATgacaaaattaaaaaggaaataacCTTAATCGAGGTGGGCATAACATCTCAGGACCGCTTAAAACAAGTGGAAGTTGAAAAACTTCACAAATATGATTTCCTTGCAAATGAACTGTCACTACTTACGAATGCCAAGTTAAAATTATTCCCGTGTTTCTGA